Proteins from a genomic interval of Rosa chinensis cultivar Old Blush chromosome 2, RchiOBHm-V2, whole genome shotgun sequence:
- the LOC112184087 gene encoding putative disease resistance protein RGA3, which translates to MEFASSIADNVLVRIASHASQEISLAWSAQLELTKLNNTLSAIKPVLEDAEKKQVRNPLITRWLGNLKDVCHDVDDVLDELDFQKLRLKVEVDNCGKIKAKVRQFFSPWNPIVFNFKMGHKVKEIRERLVEIDNEKRQFALLEFAIAEDPRAPQQVHDDRRMTTSKVEASNVIGRDDDKKQIIKHLLNDTDFSSEENVSVVSIIGLGGLGKTTLAKLVYNDSMVEENFEIKMWICISDNFDIQTLIRGITNAANGPKCEDESLDLMERKLQDTLRGKKFLLVLDDIWDTGSIGVTIEKWTDLKTLLNVGANGSKIIITTRNKSVALLVSPLYMHSLEGLAHKDCMSLFIQRAFKRGEEQRYQHLIEIGEDIVKKCGGVPLAVATVGSMLYLNTEQHHWLRVRDDDMWSIGNDNILPALKLSYDALPQHLKPCFAFCSLFPKHYEFKSSMLVPMWIAQGYLKTCKKNEDLEHMGIDYIRQFFSRSLFQVEMDLKTLIIFKIHDLVHDLAILVGKIEYSTVNFRPSSAFEMVRHVSISKSDLLGQKAQVPNFMLKSKKLRTILIPEDSMVNQHFVKTCVLRFKYMRVLHLCGSPLEKLPSSIGSLFHLRFLNLSSNGKIKRLPNSISKLLNLETLYLGGCNVLEEIPKDIGNLINLRSLTITTQQSYLPKGFRRLTLLQFLGFYGCVNLKSLGEEIEFLTNLRYLWINRCNNLESLPPNMKHMTALHTLVIDDCEKLQVMRSGEGPQGLRSLAIQNSSLEALPPWLIEDSADALQSIALVKCHNLTALPELINFTFLEQLRIEECSKLSALPQELHCLTELRGLTISECLELSKSCKRQLKGEEWSKMARQVKITLDADDEEDEDEGTPTID; encoded by the coding sequence atggAGTTTGCCAGCAGCATTGCAGATAACGTCTTGGTTAGGATAGCTTCACATGCTTCCCAAGAGATCTCCTTGGCATGGAGTGCCCAACTTGAGCTCACCAAGCTCAACAACACCTTATCTGCCATCAAACCAGTGCTCGAGGATGCAGAGAAGAAGCAAGTGAGAAATCCCCTAATCACTCGTTGGTTAGGAAATCTCAAAGATGTTTGTCATGACGTTGATGATGTCTTAGACGAACTGGACTTCCAAAAGTTGCGGTTGAAAGTGGAGGTCGACAATTGTGGAAAGATCAAAGCAAAGGTACGCCAATTTTTTTCCCCATGGAATCCAATAGTGTTCAACTTCAAAATGGGACATAAAGTGAAAGAGATTAGAGAAAGACTAGTTGAAATTGATAAtgaaaagagacagtttgctcTCCTTGAGTTTGCTATAGCTGAAGATCCTCGTGCGCCCCAACAAGTGCACGATGATAGGAGGATGACTACCTCTAAAGTTGAGGCTTCAAATGTTATTGGAAGAGATGATGATAAAAAACAGATTATCAAGCATCTCTTGAATGACACTGATTTCTCTAGTGAGGAGAATGTTTCTGTTGTTTCCATAATTGGGTTAGGAGGGTTAGGGAAAACAACACTTGCTAAATTGGTGTACAATGATAGCATGGTAGAAGAAAATTTTGAGataaagatgtggatatgcatcTCAGACAACTTTGATATTCAAACATTGATTCGAGGTATTACTAATGCTGCAAATGGACCAAAATGTGAGGATGAAAGTTTGGATCTTATGGAAAGAAAGTTGCAAGATACTCTTAGAGGTAAAAAATTTTTATTGGTGTTGGACGATATCTGGGATACCGGGTCGATTGGAGTAACAATTGAAAAATGGACTGATTTAAAAACTTTGTTAAATGTGGGAGCTAATGGAAGCAAAATCATTATAACAACACGAAATAAATCAGTTGCTTTACTTGTGAGTCCCTTATACATGCATTCTTTAGAAGGTCTTGCCCACAAAGATTGCATGTCCTTGTTCATCCAAAGGGCATTTAAAAGAGGAGAGGAGCAGCGCTATCAACATTTGATAGAAATTGGAGAGGATATTGTGAAAAAGTGTGGAGGAGTTCCTTTAGCAGTAGCTACTGTAGGGAGTATGCTCTATTTGAATACAGAGCAACACCATTGGTTGCGTGTCAGAGATGATGACATGTGGAGTATAGGGAATGACAATATTTTACCTGCACTCAAATTGAGCTATGATGCACTGCCACAACACTTGAAACCGTGTTTTGCATTTTGTTCACTTTTCCCAAAGCATTATGAATTCAAGAGTTCAATGTTGGTTCCAATGTGGATAGCACAAGGATACCTCAAAACATGTAAGAAAAATGAAGATTTAGAACATATGGGTATAGACTATATAAGGCAATTTTTCTCTAGATCTTTGTTTCAAGTGGAAATGGATTTAAAAACattaataatttttaaaataCATGATCTAGTTCATGATTTAGCAATTTTAGTGGGAAAAATAGAGTACTCCACAGTCAATTTTCGTCCCTCTAGTGCTTTTGAAATGGTTCGACATGTGTCAATATCCAAAAGTGACTTGCTTGGACAAAAGGCACAAGTTCCCAATTTCATGCTCAAGTCAAAGAAATTGCGAACCATTCTAATTCCTGAAGATAGTATGGTGAATCAACATTTTGTGAAGACATGCGTCTTGAGATTCAAATATATGCGGGTGCTACATCTCTGTGGGTCACCTCTTGAGAAGCTACCAAGTTCCATTGgtagtttgtttcatttgagaTTCCTCAACTTATCTTCTAATGGCAAGATAAAAAGGCTTCCCAATTCCATCAGTAAGCTGCTGAATTTGGAGACCTTGTACCTCGGGGGTTGCAACGTACTTGAGGAAATACCCAAAGACATAGGGAACCTAATCAACCTGCGAAGCTTGACAATAACAACACAGCAGTCGTATTTGCCCAAAGGATTTAGACGCCTCACCttacttcaatttttaggtTTTTATGGATGTGTCAATCTTAAATCTTTGGGCGAAGAGATCGAATTCCTCACCAACCTTCGCTATTTGTGGATTAACAGGTGTAATAATTTGGAATCCTTGCCACCAAATATGAAACACATGACTGCTTTACATACTTTGGTTATCGATGATTGCGAGAAGCTTCAGGTGATGAGATCAGGGGAAGGTCCTCAAGGTCTTCGATCATTGGCTATCCAGAATTCAAGTTTGGAGGCTTTGCCCCCTTGGCTCATTGAAGATTCTGCAGACGCTCTACAAAGCATAGCACTTGTTAAATGTCATAATCTCACGGCACTTCCGGAGTTGATAAACTTCACATTCCTCGAGCAACTACGCATTGAAGAATGCTCCAAATTGTCAGCTTTGCCGCAAGAGTTGCATTGCCTTACTGAGTTGAGAGGATTGACGATTTCAGAGTGTCTTGAATTGAGCAAAAGCTGCAAAAGGCAATTAAAAGGTGAGGAGTGGTCAAAGATGGCACGTCAGGTGAAGATTACACTCGAcgctgatgatgaagaagacgaagatgaaGGGACACCAACGATtgactga